A single genomic interval of Petroclostridium xylanilyticum harbors:
- a CDS encoding AI-2E family transporter yields the protein MYQIALKKYILYAIIIILIFLLIYFIYSIRKPLLEILSPVFIALLLTYLINPLVNILEDKKIPRSLGIIIIYFFVIAAVGVALGFLVPELIRSIRELTQTIPVYLERYNILFYEFVIRYRHSELPIRIKELLDQNIYNIQQSLMNTLQTMVGVITGAFSLFFDIILAVVIAFYMMKDIEKFKKVLVSFVPRKGREWIFVLVRDIDVVLSGFIRGQLFVAMIMSLLTAAGLWILGIKYSLILGIIAGLLDVIPYFGPFLGVVPAVIVAFIDNPVKIIWVLLLYFLVQQLEGAVLSPKIIGNKVGLHPVVIIIAVLAGGKFFGLIGMLLAVPIAGILKVLGHRIIQSIV from the coding sequence ATGTATCAGATAGCACTTAAGAAATATATCTTGTATGCTATAATTATTATATTAATTTTCCTATTAATTTATTTTATATACTCTATTCGGAAGCCATTGTTGGAGATATTAAGTCCGGTTTTTATCGCGTTGTTATTAACATATCTAATCAATCCTCTGGTAAATATTCTTGAAGATAAAAAAATCCCCAGGAGCTTAGGTATTATCATAATCTATTTTTTTGTAATTGCAGCTGTCGGAGTTGCGTTGGGTTTTTTAGTTCCTGAATTGATCAGGAGTATAAGAGAATTAACCCAGACAATCCCGGTTTATCTTGAAAGATATAATATATTGTTTTATGAGTTTGTAATAAGGTATAGACATAGCGAACTACCTATTAGAATTAAAGAATTATTGGATCAAAATATATACAATATACAGCAATCATTAATGAATACTTTACAAACCATGGTTGGAGTAATTACAGGAGCCTTTTCTCTTTTTTTCGATATTATCCTGGCTGTTGTGATAGCGTTTTACATGATGAAAGATATAGAAAAATTTAAAAAAGTACTTGTTTCTTTTGTCCCAAGAAAAGGACGCGAATGGATTTTTGTCCTGGTGAGGGATATTGATGTTGTTCTATCAGGATTTATAAGGGGACAATTGTTTGTAGCCATGATTATGAGTCTTTTAACAGCTGCTGGTCTATGGATACTGGGGATAAAATATTCCTTAATATTAGGCATCATCGCTGGGCTGCTGGATGTTATCCCCTATTTCGGCCCGTTTTTAGGAGTTGTTCCGGCAGTAATCGTTGCATTTATTGATAACCCTGTCAAAATTATATGGGTTTTACTACTGTACTTTTTGGTTCAACAGCTGGAAGGAGCTGTTTTATCGCCTAAAATTATAGGAAACAAGGTGGGACTGCATCCTGTTGTAATTATTATTGCGGTTTTAGCAGGAGGGAAGTTCTTTGGATTAATAGGCATGCTGTTGGCAGTCCCTATTGCAGGTATTTTAAAGGTACTTGGTCATAGGATTATTCAAAGTATAGTATGA
- a CDS encoding YtxH domain-containing protein, with protein sequence MRRNNFTRGLITGTIIGATLSMMVNPMDRRDKKIMRRKTNNFMRTVGDIIEDIIDMRG encoded by the coding sequence ATGAGAAGAAATAATTTTACCAGAGGGCTAATTACCGGAACAATCATTGGTGCTACTCTCAGTATGATGGTAAATCCTATGGATAGAAGAGATAAAAAGATAATGCGAAGAAAAACTAATAACTTTATGAGGACAGTTGGAGATATTATTGAAGATATTATTGATATGAGAGGTTAA
- a CDS encoding PRC-barrel domain-containing protein translates to MLKFSEIIGLPVISISTGNRIGVVKDIIFISTTKKILALIINNKKIMSNTKAIKVEDIVKAGRSAILVKDEKCVISLDQLPQLPNMKKYRDEIVDLQVYTDSGVNLGTVQDASFDFEIGMLEEIEISDGIVQDLIEGRKFIPATESIQLEKGIVIVESEKVHQLKTNGKGIKKYLLKGSSKNEKK, encoded by the coding sequence ATGCTAAAATTTAGTGAGATCATCGGCCTGCCGGTGATAAGCATATCTACAGGCAATAGAATAGGTGTGGTAAAAGACATAATATTCATTTCCACTACAAAAAAAATCTTAGCCCTTATTATTAACAATAAAAAAATTATGTCAAATACAAAAGCGATAAAAGTAGAAGATATAGTAAAAGCTGGCAGGAGTGCCATCTTAGTGAAGGATGAGAAATGTGTGATATCTTTAGATCAACTTCCTCAATTACCAAATATGAAAAAATACCGAGATGAAATAGTGGATTTGCAGGTCTATACTGATAGTGGAGTTAATCTTGGCACGGTTCAAGATGCTTCCTTTGATTTTGAAATTGGAATGCTGGAAGAAATTGAAATATCCGACGGTATTGTGCAGGACCTGATTGAAGGAAGAAAATTTATTCCCGCTACTGAATCAATACAATTAGAAAAGGGAATAGTAATTGTAGAAAGTGAAAAAGTACATCAGCTTAAAACTAACGGTAAAGGAATAAAAAAATATTTATTGAAAGGAAGTAGTAAAAATGAGAAGAAATAA
- a CDS encoding DUF1015 domain-containing protein, with the protein MAHIIPFKGLRYNNEMIKDLSLVTTPPYDVISPSAQENYYNMHPNNVIRLELGKEYAGDGQDNNKYTRAASYLNEWIASGILTFEASPALYLYEQVFTLKNGVIKSCKGIVALVELEEFSKGVILPHEETLSKAKTDRFNLMSTTYSNFSQIFSLYMDAEKKVTGLINRLSEEPPHISFKSADNIIQNLWIITNESVIAEIQEYFKDKQLFIADGHHRYETALNFRNKLREENPQYSKDDLFNYVMMMLVEMDDPGLVVFPTHRVVKDLEKFDEQVLIDQLKENFDVERIAQDHGTKELNILIEEELNARSNDKVFGLYTGKDYYYILTLKNIDVMAEMLPNKSAAYRNLDVSILHTLILDRILGIDAENMANQKNLTYTRDSLEAVEWVRSGGFQCSFLLNATKVHEIKDVSLAKEKMPQKSTYFYPKVITGLVMNKFK; encoded by the coding sequence ATGGCACATATTATTCCTTTTAAAGGGCTGCGTTATAATAATGAAATGATTAAAGATCTAAGTTTGGTTACTACTCCTCCTTATGATGTTATTTCTCCTTCTGCCCAGGAAAACTATTATAACATGCATCCCAATAACGTTATTCGACTGGAATTAGGAAAAGAATATGCCGGCGATGGCCAGGACAACAACAAGTATACCAGGGCCGCTTCTTATCTCAATGAATGGATAGCCAGCGGAATATTGACTTTTGAAGCAAGCCCGGCTTTATATCTTTATGAACAGGTATTTACATTAAAAAATGGAGTTATAAAATCCTGCAAAGGCATTGTAGCTTTAGTTGAACTTGAAGAATTTTCAAAGGGCGTTATTCTTCCCCATGAAGAGACCCTGTCTAAAGCAAAAACTGATAGGTTCAATTTAATGTCAACTACTTACAGCAATTTTAGCCAGATATTTTCTCTTTATATGGATGCTGAGAAAAAAGTTACCGGTTTGATAAACAGGTTATCTGAAGAACCTCCCCATATCAGCTTTAAGTCTGCTGACAATATTATTCAAAATCTCTGGATCATAACGAATGAATCTGTCATTGCTGAAATTCAAGAGTATTTTAAGGATAAACAGCTATTTATTGCTGATGGTCATCACCGTTACGAAACAGCTCTAAACTTTAGAAACAAGTTAAGAGAAGAAAATCCTCAATACTCCAAGGATGACTTATTTAACTACGTTATGATGATGCTTGTGGAAATGGATGACCCTGGCCTGGTGGTATTTCCCACACATCGTGTCGTAAAAGACCTTGAAAAGTTTGATGAACAAGTTCTTATCGATCAGTTAAAAGAAAATTTTGATGTTGAAAGAATTGCACAAGATCACGGCACAAAAGAATTAAATATACTCATTGAGGAAGAATTAAACGCCAGAAGTAATGATAAGGTTTTCGGGCTTTACACAGGCAAGGATTACTATTATATACTCACTCTTAAAAATATTGATGTAATGGCAGAAATGCTGCCTAACAAGTCTGCAGCTTATAGAAATTTAGACGTTAGTATCCTGCATACCTTGATCCTTGACAGGATTTTAGGCATTGATGCAGAAAATATGGCAAACCAGAAAAACTTGACCTATACAAGAGATTCACTGGAAGCTGTCGAATGGGTTAGAAGCGGAGGTTTTCAATGTTCCTTCCTGCTCAATGCAACAAAAGTTCATGAAATAAAGGACGTTTCTCTGGCAAAAGAAAAAATGCCCCAGAAATCCACATATTTCTATCCAAAGGTGATAACCGGGTTAGTCATGAATAAATTTAAATAA
- a CDS encoding phosphoglycerate dehydrogenase, with protein sequence MYNIQTLNKISPLGLELFKEGSYNISDKIDNPDAILVRSYVMHDMELPKSLKAIARAGAGVNNIPIDKCSEKGIVVFNTPGANANAVKELTVAALLLSSRKIIEGIQWAKSLAGEGANVPKLVEKGKADFTGPEILGKKLGVIGLGAIGVMVANAANSLGMEVTGFDPYISVDAAWGLSRNVKKAPDFRSLLENSDYITLHVPLTGETKDLINYDKFSLMKKGVRLLNFSRAELVNNEDLKRAIQEGIVDTYVTDFPSEELLNMEHVIAIPHLGASTPESEDNCAVMAANQLRDFLENGNITNSVNFPSCELNRSSDFRVTVAHKNIPNMVGQISTILAKEQINILNMINRSKGNLAYTIIDAEENIPEDVVCRLQNIEGVLSVRII encoded by the coding sequence ATGTACAATATCCAGACGTTAAACAAAATATCTCCTTTAGGACTGGAGCTTTTTAAAGAAGGCAGCTATAACATATCCGATAAAATTGACAACCCCGATGCCATACTGGTACGAAGCTATGTCATGCATGATATGGAACTGCCAAAAAGTTTAAAAGCAATTGCGAGGGCAGGCGCAGGAGTTAATAATATCCCTATTGATAAATGTTCGGAAAAAGGAATTGTTGTTTTTAATACACCTGGTGCCAATGCAAATGCGGTAAAGGAATTAACTGTCGCAGCTTTGCTGCTTTCATCGCGTAAAATTATCGAAGGTATTCAATGGGCAAAATCATTGGCCGGAGAAGGTGCCAATGTTCCCAAGCTTGTGGAAAAAGGAAAGGCTGACTTCACCGGACCGGAAATATTGGGCAAAAAATTAGGAGTAATTGGCCTGGGTGCTATTGGTGTTATGGTTGCCAATGCAGCAAATTCACTGGGAATGGAAGTGACGGGGTTTGACCCTTATATTTCTGTTGATGCGGCATGGGGGCTTTCGAGAAATGTAAAGAAGGCACCGGATTTCCGGTCTCTTCTGGAAAATTCTGATTATATCACCCTTCATGTTCCCTTAACCGGGGAAACAAAAGACTTGATCAATTACGATAAATTCTCCCTTATGAAAAAAGGGGTACGATTGTTGAATTTTTCAAGAGCCGAACTGGTAAATAATGAGGATTTAAAGCGGGCAATTCAGGAAGGAATTGTAGACACATATGTTACAGACTTCCCGAGTGAAGAGCTCTTAAACATGGAGCATGTTATTGCTATTCCACATTTGGGCGCATCAACACCGGAATCGGAAGATAATTGTGCTGTTATGGCAGCAAATCAGCTCCGGGACTTTTTGGAAAATGGGAATATTACTAATTCCGTTAATTTTCCTTCATGTGAGTTGAACCGGTCTTCAGATTTCCGGGTTACGGTAGCGCATAAAAATATCCCTAACATGGTAGGGCAGATTTCTACCATACTGGCAAAGGAACAAATCAATATCCTCAATATGATCAACAGGAGCAAAGGGAACCTGGCATATACCATTATTGATGCCGAAGAGAATATTCCCGAAGATGTTGTTTGCCGGTTGCAAAATATTGAAGGTGTCCTTAGCGTGAGAATAATATAA
- the serC gene encoding 3-phosphoserine/phosphohydroxythreonine transaminase, with protein MERVYNFSAGPSMLPEPVLRKAQQEMLGYGKSGMSVMEMSHRSSHFQEIIDETEKLLRELMKIPDNYKVLFLQGGASSQFAMIPMNLFRNSKKADFVITGLWAKKAYQEASRYGKTNIVASSADTTFNYIPELDPSKFDPEADYFYITTNNTIYGTRFTTLPDTGNVPLVADMSSNILSQEYDVSKFGLIFAGAQKNMGPAGLTVVIIRQDLIGHAMDITPTMFNYKIHADEGSMYNTPPTYSIYICKLVLEWLKELGGISVMEKINIEKAKILYDFLDESSMFKGTVVKKDRSLMNIPFICPTEELNAKFIKEATAKGFVNLKGHRTVGGMRASIYNAMPVEGVQKLVEFMKQFEVENK; from the coding sequence ATGGAGAGGGTTTATAATTTTTCCGCAGGTCCGTCAATGCTTCCGGAGCCTGTTTTAAGAAAAGCGCAACAGGAAATGCTGGGATACGGCAAATCAGGCATGTCGGTAATGGAAATGAGCCACCGGTCCAGTCATTTTCAGGAAATTATAGATGAAACAGAAAAATTGCTTCGAGAATTAATGAAAATTCCAGACAATTACAAAGTCCTATTTTTGCAGGGAGGCGCCTCCAGCCAGTTTGCCATGATTCCCATGAATTTATTTAGAAACAGCAAAAAAGCTGACTTTGTAATTACGGGATTATGGGCAAAAAAGGCTTATCAGGAAGCAAGCCGCTATGGAAAAACAAATATAGTTGCATCATCAGCAGATACAACTTTTAATTATATTCCAGAATTAGACCCAAGTAAATTTGATCCAGAAGCCGATTATTTTTATATTACAACCAATAACACCATTTATGGGACCAGGTTTACGACTTTGCCTGACACTGGAAATGTTCCTCTGGTTGCCGATATGTCTTCTAATATACTGTCACAGGAATATGATGTATCAAAATTTGGATTAATTTTTGCCGGTGCTCAGAAGAACATGGGGCCTGCAGGCCTGACCGTTGTCATTATCCGTCAAGACTTGATTGGCCATGCAATGGATATTACACCAACCATGTTTAATTATAAAATCCACGCGGATGAAGGTTCAATGTACAATACGCCGCCAACCTACAGTATTTATATATGCAAACTTGTCCTTGAATGGTTGAAGGAATTGGGTGGAATATCCGTAATGGAAAAAATCAATATTGAAAAAGCAAAAATTTTATATGATTTCCTGGATGAATCCAGTATGTTCAAAGGAACAGTTGTAAAAAAAGACCGTTCTTTGATGAATATACCTTTTATATGTCCGACAGAAGAATTGAATGCTAAATTTATCAAAGAAGCAACTGCGAAAGGTTTTGTCAATTTAAAGGGACACCGTACGGTAGGCGGAATGCGTGCCAGCATTTATAACGCGATGCCGGTTGAAGGCGTGCAGAAATTAGTGGAATTTATGAAGCAGTTTGAAGTAGAAAACAAATAA
- a CDS encoding sulfite exporter TauE/SafE family protein, protein MIPILAGLASGIISGMGIGGGTILIPVLVFILNVDQHIAQSINLLYFVPTASIALFVHIKNKRIDMKLALIIVAFGVAGAILGSYFAVSVPSVMLKKMFGIFLFAMGIYETFRKAPAKKEG, encoded by the coding sequence ATTATTCCGATTTTAGCCGGACTTGCCTCAGGTATCATAAGCGGGATGGGGATAGGGGGAGGTACAATCCTCATTCCTGTTTTGGTTTTTATATTAAACGTAGATCAACATATTGCACAAAGTATCAATCTTTTATACTTTGTACCTACAGCAAGTATTGCCCTTTTTGTTCATATAAAAAATAAAAGAATTGATATGAAGCTTGCGCTCATAATAGTAGCATTTGGGGTGGCAGGAGCAATCCTCGGTTCATATTTTGCAGTATCTGTCCCGTCAGTTATGTTAAAAAAAATGTTTGGAATATTTTTATTTGCCATGGGAATATATGAAACTTTCAGGAAAGCACCTGCAAAAAAAGAAGGATAA
- a CDS encoding sulfite exporter TauE/SafE family protein, translating to MRKVKKFFKYSIIGVVTGLCNGLFGSGGGTIAVPSMEIILDVEEHKAHATAIAIILPLTLVSVFSYIKNDFVDWNLTWQVSIGGIIGGYIGARILKIIPSNILRKVFGIFMIIAAVRMVL from the coding sequence TTGAGGAAGGTTAAAAAATTCTTTAAATATTCTATAATTGGCGTTGTTACCGGTTTGTGCAATGGCCTGTTTGGGTCAGGAGGAGGTACTATCGCGGTACCGTCCATGGAAATTATTCTGGATGTAGAAGAACATAAAGCCCATGCTACTGCTATAGCCATTATTCTTCCATTAACTTTGGTCAGTGTGTTTTCTTACATTAAAAACGATTTTGTAGATTGGAACCTAACGTGGCAGGTATCTATCGGCGGTATTATAGGAGGATATATAGGGGCTCGTATATTAAAAATAATACCTTCAAATATTCTTAGAAAGGTATTTGGCATATTTATGATTATTGCTGCAGTAAGGATGGTGTTATAA
- a CDS encoding tRNA threonylcarbamoyladenosine dehydratase — MLHSFSRTELLLGTEALKKLNQSKVSIFGIGGVGTFAVEGLARSGVGKFVLVDDDTVCLTNINRQLHATRKTVGKPKVALMKDRILEINPKAEVTIYQEFYTAKTAQQLIHSDSNYIIDAIDTVSAKIDLIVRAKELGIPVISSMGAGNKLDPTKFEVSDIYKTTIDPLAKVMRRELRKRGIESLKVVYSKEEPLTPLELENTCKTECICSNKDRTCTVRRQIPGSVAWVPSVAGLIIAGEVVKDLIQF, encoded by the coding sequence ATGTTGCATTCTTTTTCAAGAACTGAATTGTTACTAGGCACTGAGGCGCTAAAAAAGCTGAATCAATCTAAAGTCTCAATATTTGGTATAGGCGGTGTAGGTACTTTCGCTGTTGAAGGTTTGGCGAGGTCCGGGGTAGGTAAATTTGTGCTGGTAGACGATGATACAGTATGTCTTACCAATATAAACCGTCAACTACATGCAACACGAAAAACTGTAGGAAAACCTAAAGTTGCATTAATGAAAGACAGGATATTGGAAATCAATCCAAAAGCAGAAGTTACAATATACCAGGAGTTCTACACTGCCAAAACAGCCCAGCAGCTTATCCATAGCGATTCAAATTATATAATTGATGCTATAGACACTGTATCAGCAAAGATAGATCTGATTGTCAGGGCAAAAGAGCTGGGCATTCCGGTAATAAGCAGTATGGGAGCAGGAAATAAGCTGGATCCTACAAAATTTGAAGTATCGGATATATATAAAACAACCATTGACCCTCTGGCTAAAGTAATGAGAAGGGAATTGCGGAAGAGGGGTATAGAATCGCTAAAAGTGGTTTATTCAAAAGAGGAACCGCTGACACCATTGGAATTAGAGAATACGTGTAAAACAGAGTGCATTTGCAGCAATAAAGACCGTACATGTACCGTGCGCAGGCAAATACCAGGAAGCGTTGCGTGGGTTCCATCGGTGGCAGGGTTAATAATAGCCGGGGAAGTGGTCAAGGATTTAATTCAATTTTAA
- a CDS encoding acyl-CoA dehydratase activase yields the protein MNTFYLGIDVGSVSTNLVLLDEQSRVYRKLYIRTQGQPIKALKDGLTALKQSVKEEFRIAGVGTTGSGRQLAAVIVGADIIKNEITAHAVAALDYCPEVRTILEIGGQDSKIIIIRDGIVYDFAMNTVCAAGTGSFLDRQASRLNIPIQEFGKYALKSTTPVRIAGRCAVFAESDMIHKQQTGQNIEDIINGLCEALVRNYLNNLGKGKEILDPILFQGGVAANIGIVAAFERELGKKIIIPEHFDVMGAVGAAILAKEEIRRTGTTSFYGFDLVDREYKARSFECHDCSNMCEVVEIMSDGQPVARWGDKCGKWGVLINQKAETSA from the coding sequence ATGAATACGTTTTATCTGGGAATTGATGTAGGCTCCGTAAGTACTAATTTGGTACTGTTAGATGAACAGTCAAGAGTTTATAGAAAATTATATATAAGAACACAGGGACAGCCAATTAAGGCATTGAAAGATGGATTAACGGCACTAAAGCAGAGCGTGAAAGAAGAGTTTAGAATTGCAGGAGTAGGTACGACAGGAAGTGGCAGACAGCTTGCAGCAGTAATAGTAGGAGCTGATATTATAAAGAATGAAATAACCGCCCATGCTGTAGCTGCACTGGACTATTGTCCGGAAGTGCGGACAATACTGGAAATCGGAGGGCAGGATTCAAAAATCATTATTATAAGAGATGGAATCGTATATGATTTTGCCATGAATACCGTATGTGCAGCCGGAACAGGTTCATTTCTTGACCGTCAGGCTTCGCGGTTGAATATTCCGATTCAGGAATTTGGAAAGTATGCATTAAAGTCCACAACTCCTGTAAGAATTGCAGGAAGGTGTGCAGTTTTTGCAGAATCGGATATGATTCATAAACAGCAGACGGGGCAAAATATAGAAGATATTATTAACGGGTTATGTGAAGCTTTGGTAAGGAACTATTTAAACAACCTGGGAAAAGGGAAGGAAATTTTGGACCCTATTTTATTTCAAGGTGGTGTAGCTGCAAATATAGGTATTGTTGCAGCTTTTGAAAGGGAACTGGGTAAAAAGATTATTATTCCGGAGCACTTTGATGTAATGGGTGCAGTTGGAGCAGCCATCCTGGCAAAAGAAGAAATACGAAGGACAGGGACTACCAGTTTTTATGGTTTTGATCTGGTGGATAGAGAGTATAAGGCAAGAAGCTTTGAATGTCACGATTGTTCCAATATGTGTGAAGTGGTAGAAATTATGTCCGATGGTCAGCCGGTAGCCCGGTGGGGAGATAAGTGCGGAAAATGGGGTGTGTTGATAAACCAGAAAGCTGAAACATCTGCATAA
- a CDS encoding 2-hydroxyacyl-CoA dehydratase — MKVTFPHMGNTCIVVKALFEYLDIDFITPPVCSKRTLELGTKYAPELACLPLKINIGNFIESIEKGADTIVMAGGCGPCRFGYYAEVQREILKDLGYNVDLFVLELPNGDIQEFLRRVRKLIGRQSLWKALIAIKKATKVSIELDQLDKLSFQVRPREKVKGKTDWIMRKFQHQVSKVKGPENIIRLINETRKELEAIETDPSIAPLKIGIVGEIYTVIEPFTNFKIEQLLGSMGIEVDRSLNVSHWIVEHMIKQALHLRKHRPYEEAAQPYLSTMIGGHAQDTIGNSVLYARQGYDGVIQLYPFTCMPEIVAESILPAVSNDLDIPILTLIIDELTGEAGYKTRIEAFVDMLARRKERKLRNNEYVLSGN; from the coding sequence ATGAAGGTAACATTTCCGCACATGGGTAATACATGTATTGTAGTAAAAGCACTTTTTGAATACCTGGACATAGATTTTATTACCCCCCCTGTATGCAGTAAGCGTACACTCGAACTGGGTACAAAATATGCCCCCGAGTTGGCATGTTTACCTTTGAAAATAAATATCGGAAATTTTATCGAGAGCATAGAAAAAGGGGCAGATACCATTGTAATGGCAGGAGGATGCGGTCCGTGCCGATTCGGATATTATGCCGAAGTCCAAAGAGAAATCCTGAAAGATTTAGGTTATAATGTGGATTTGTTTGTATTGGAATTACCTAACGGTGATATTCAAGAGTTTTTAAGAAGAGTGAGGAAGCTCATTGGAAGGCAAAGTCTGTGGAAGGCACTTATAGCCATCAAAAAAGCTACAAAAGTATCCATTGAATTAGATCAGTTGGATAAATTGTCTTTTCAGGTAAGGCCTCGTGAGAAAGTAAAAGGGAAGACCGACTGGATTATGAGAAAATTTCAGCACCAGGTTTCTAAAGTGAAGGGACCCGAAAACATTATCAGGTTAATCAATGAAACCAGGAAAGAGCTGGAAGCAATTGAGACAGATCCGTCAATAGCTCCATTAAAGATTGGTATTGTGGGAGAGATTTATACTGTTATTGAACCTTTTACAAATTTTAAAATTGAGCAGCTGCTGGGCAGTATGGGCATTGAAGTAGACCGCTCACTAAATGTAAGCCACTGGATTGTAGAACATATGATCAAGCAGGCATTGCACCTTAGAAAACACAGGCCTTACGAAGAAGCTGCACAGCCATATTTGAGTACAATGATAGGCGGACATGCCCAGGATACGATTGGGAATAGTGTATTATATGCCCGGCAGGGATATGATGGAGTGATACAGCTATATCCTTTTACCTGTATGCCGGAAATTGTTGCTGAAAGTATTTTGCCTGCAGTGAGCAATGATTTAGATATACCTATACTAACGCTGATTATTGATGAATTAACCGGAGAAGCAGGTTATAAGACCAGGATTGAAGCATTTGTTGATATGCTTGCCAGAAGAAAGGAGAGAAAATTGAGAAATAATGAATACGTTTTATCTGGGAATTGA
- a CDS encoding acyl-CoA dehydratase activase-related protein produces the protein MAVKVGIPRALLYYEYFPMWKTFFEELKVEIILSEKTTKAILNDGVKHCVDEACLPVKLFHGHILNLKDKVDYLFVPRLKSVAQGEYICPKFCGLPEMVKFSIRGLPPVIDTEINLRSPKSNLYHTFNEIGKLFSSDTYAIKTAYDKALKQQAEFMKKIRQGRYPVEILENKKVSDNTEGDLCIALIGHVYNIYDQYISMDILSKLHQQGIRVITPELLDDDIIQYKADLLPKKMFWSFGKRLLGSALHLLDMDRIDGIIYMMSFGCGIDAFVSDLCERKIRRKKNIPFFLLTLDEHSGEAGVNTRLEAFIDMIRWRKRNEGNISAHG, from the coding sequence ATGGCAGTCAAAGTTGGAATACCCAGGGCATTGTTGTATTATGAATACTTTCCTATGTGGAAGACCTTTTTTGAAGAATTAAAGGTTGAAATAATCCTGTCTGAAAAGACTACTAAAGCAATATTAAATGACGGTGTAAAACATTGTGTCGACGAAGCATGTTTGCCGGTCAAGTTATTTCACGGACATATATTAAATTTAAAGGATAAGGTGGATTACCTGTTCGTACCAAGATTAAAAAGTGTAGCACAAGGTGAATATATATGTCCCAAATTTTGTGGTCTCCCGGAGATGGTAAAATTCTCCATAAGAGGACTACCACCTGTTATTGACACTGAGATAAATTTAAGGAGTCCGAAATCAAATTTATATCATACATTCAATGAAATTGGGAAATTATTTTCCAGTGATACATATGCGATTAAAACAGCTTATGATAAAGCATTAAAACAACAAGCTGAGTTTATGAAAAAAATAAGACAGGGAAGATATCCCGTTGAAATACTTGAAAATAAAAAAGTATCGGACAATACTGAAGGAGATTTATGTATTGCTTTGATAGGACATGTCTATAATATATATGACCAGTATATCAGTATGGATATTCTATCAAAATTACATCAACAAGGTATAAGAGTTATTACTCCTGAACTTTTGGATGATGACATTATACAATATAAGGCTGATTTGCTGCCAAAAAAAATGTTTTGGAGTTTTGGCAAACGGCTGCTGGGGTCTGCATTACATTTATTGGACATGGACCGTATAGATGGAATCATTTATATGATGTCTTTTGGATGCGGGATAGATGCTTTCGTATCCGATTTGTGTGAAAGAAAGATAAGGCGGAAAAAAAATATACCATTTTTTCTGCTAACATTAGATGAACATTCTGGAGAAGCGGGTGTTAATACGCGTCTCGAGGCATTTATTGATATGATTAGATGGAGGAAAAGAAATGAAGGTAACATTTCCGCACATGGGTAA
- a CDS encoding DUF1292 domain-containing protein: protein MTEEREDIVVLVDENGEEVEFEHLDTIEMNDSKYVVLLPLEEEGEEDEVVILKVAEDENGEDSLIAVEDEDELNEVFEEFKLRMEDEFDFVDDEDYEDEEE from the coding sequence ATGACAGAAGAAAGAGAAGACATTGTTGTATTAGTTGATGAGAACGGTGAGGAAGTGGAGTTTGAGCATCTTGATACGATTGAGATGAATGACAGCAAGTATGTAGTATTGCTTCCCCTGGAAGAAGAAGGGGAAGAAGATGAGGTTGTCATTTTGAAAGTGGCGGAAGATGAAAATGGTGAGGATTCATTAATAGCGGTTGAAGATGAAGATGAACTCAATGAGGTTTTTGAAGAATTCAAATTACGAATGGAAGATGAATTTGATTTTGTGGATGATGAAGATTACGAGGACGAGGAAGAATAA